In Gordonia phthalatica, one genomic interval encodes:
- the pdxT gene encoding pyridoxal 5'-phosphate synthase glutaminase subunit PdxT, producing the protein MSAAGSDRRIGVLALQGDVREHVAALNACGAEAVPVRRRAELDAVDGLVIPGGESTAMSRLLGVFDLYEPLVGRLREGLPAYGSCAGMILLASTILDTRDDARHLDALDITVRRNAFGRQVESFETDLAFAGITDLPDADPMRAVFIRAPWVERTGPGVEVLASVQDGPAAGRVVAVRQGNVMATSFHPEVTGDVRVHQFFVDMVGAA; encoded by the coding sequence GTGAGCGCCGCGGGAAGCGACCGGAGAATCGGCGTCCTGGCCCTCCAGGGCGACGTCCGCGAACACGTCGCGGCGTTGAACGCGTGCGGTGCGGAGGCCGTCCCGGTCCGGCGTCGCGCCGAACTCGACGCGGTCGACGGCCTGGTGATCCCGGGCGGGGAGTCCACCGCGATGAGCCGACTGCTGGGCGTGTTCGACCTGTACGAGCCCCTGGTGGGTCGGTTGCGTGAGGGACTGCCCGCCTACGGATCGTGCGCGGGCATGATCCTGCTCGCGTCGACGATCCTCGACACCCGGGACGACGCCCGACACCTGGATGCGCTCGACATCACGGTGCGGCGCAACGCTTTCGGCCGTCAGGTGGAGTCCTTCGAGACCGACCTCGCGTTCGCGGGCATCACCGATCTCCCGGACGCCGACCCCATGCGCGCCGTCTTCATCCGTGCGCCGTGGGTGGAGCGCACCGGGCCCGGCGTCGAGGTCCTCGCGTCCGTCCAGGACGGTCCCGCCGCGGGACGCGTCGTCGCGGTCCGGCAGGGCAACGTGATGGCGACGTCGTTCCATCCCGAGGTCACCGGCGACGTGCGGGTGCACCAGTTCTTCGTCGATATGGTCGGCGCAGCGTAG
- a CDS encoding YebC/PmpR family DNA-binding transcriptional regulator gives MSGHSKWATTKHKKAAIDAKRGKMFAKLIKNIEVAARTGGGDPAGNPTLFDAIQKAKKSSVPNDNIERARKRGGGEEGGGADWQTIMYEGYGPNGVAILIECLTDNRNRAATDVRVAMTRNGGNMADPGSVSYLFTRKGVVTLEKGDQTEDDILMAVLDAGAEEVTDLGESFEIVSEAHDLIAVRTALQEAGIDYDSAEPDFRASVSVPVDADGARKVMRLVDALEDSDDVQNVYSNVDISDEVLAELDND, from the coding sequence ATGAGCGGCCACTCCAAATGGGCCACTACCAAGCACAAGAAGGCTGCCATCGATGCCAAGCGCGGCAAGATGTTCGCCAAGCTGATCAAGAACATCGAGGTGGCAGCCCGCACGGGTGGTGGAGATCCGGCCGGAAACCCCACGCTGTTCGATGCGATTCAGAAGGCGAAGAAGTCGTCCGTCCCCAACGACAACATCGAGCGCGCGCGCAAGCGCGGCGGCGGTGAAGAAGGCGGCGGTGCCGACTGGCAGACCATCATGTACGAGGGGTACGGACCCAACGGAGTCGCCATTCTCATCGAGTGCCTCACCGACAACCGCAACCGCGCCGCCACCGACGTCCGCGTCGCGATGACCCGCAACGGCGGCAACATGGCCGATCCGGGCTCGGTGTCGTACCTGTTCACGCGCAAGGGTGTCGTGACCCTGGAGAAGGGTGACCAGACCGAGGACGACATCCTGATGGCCGTGCTCGACGCGGGCGCCGAAGAGGTCACCGACCTCGGTGAGTCCTTCGAGATCGTCAGCGAGGCCCACGACCTGATCGCCGTCCGCACCGCACTGCAGGAGGCCGGCATCGACTACGACTCCGCGGAGCCCGACTTCCGCGCATCGGTCTCGGTCCCGGTCGACGCCGACGGCGCGCGCAAGGTGATGCGGCTGGTCGACGCCCTCGAGGACTCGGACGACGTCCAGAACGTCTACAGCAACGTCGACATCAGCGACGAGGTCCTCGCCGAGCTCGACAACGACTGA
- the ruvC gene encoding crossover junction endodeoxyribonuclease RuvC yields the protein MRVLGIDPGLTRCGIALVEAGQGRKVTALDVDVIRTPADMALEKRLLGVYRAAVQWFDTHHPDVVAIERVFAQRQVSTAMGVAQASGVIALAAAERDLPVGFYTPSEVKAAVTGSGRADKAQVTAMVTRILGMQTPPKPADAADALALAICHSWRGPVNRRMEEAAERAREAQNRHRARLKAAQEEARMITGGKAAL from the coding sequence GTGCGAGTACTGGGCATCGACCCCGGCCTGACCCGGTGCGGCATCGCGCTCGTGGAGGCGGGGCAGGGGCGGAAGGTCACGGCCCTCGACGTCGATGTGATCCGCACACCCGCCGACATGGCGTTGGAGAAGCGACTTCTCGGCGTCTACCGGGCCGCGGTGCAGTGGTTCGACACGCATCACCCCGACGTGGTGGCCATCGAACGGGTCTTCGCACAACGCCAGGTCAGCACCGCGATGGGCGTCGCGCAGGCGTCCGGCGTGATCGCACTCGCGGCGGCCGAGCGGGATCTTCCCGTCGGCTTCTACACGCCCAGCGAGGTCAAAGCCGCGGTCACCGGATCCGGTCGCGCCGACAAGGCGCAGGTCACCGCGATGGTCACGCGCATCCTCGGGATGCAGACCCCGCCCAAGCCCGCCGACGCCGCGGACGCTCTGGCCCTCGCCATCTGCCACAGCTGGCGCGGGCCGGTGAACCGTCGCATGGAGGAGGCCGCCGAACGTGCGCGCGAGGCGCAGAACCGCCACCGCGCGCGGCTCAAGGCCGCCCAGGAGGAAGCCCGGATGATCACGGGCGGAAAGGCTGCATTGTGA
- the ruvA gene encoding Holliday junction branch migration protein RuvA, whose translation MIASVSGEVIHIALDHAVVECAGVGYRVLATPPTLGTLRRGEHVRLLTAMMVREDSMTLYGFTDPDARDLFGLLQTVTGVGPRLAMATLAVLEPDSLRRALADSDAKALTAVPGIGKRVAERLVVELRDKVTAVPGGVPAAGVAAPAGVGAQVAEALVGLGFTEGAAEKAVAAVLADNADADSSTLLRAALSSLGPRR comes from the coding sequence GTGATCGCGTCGGTGTCCGGCGAAGTCATTCACATCGCACTCGACCACGCGGTGGTCGAGTGCGCCGGAGTCGGCTACCGGGTCCTGGCGACCCCGCCGACCCTCGGAACCCTGCGGCGCGGCGAGCACGTGCGCCTGCTGACCGCGATGATGGTCCGCGAGGACTCGATGACCCTGTACGGGTTCACCGACCCCGATGCCCGCGACCTGTTCGGGTTGCTGCAGACCGTCACCGGTGTGGGCCCACGGTTGGCGATGGCGACCCTCGCGGTCCTGGAGCCGGACAGTCTGCGTCGCGCCCTCGCCGACTCCGACGCCAAGGCGCTCACCGCCGTGCCCGGCATCGGCAAGCGCGTCGCCGAACGTCTTGTCGTGGAGCTGCGGGACAAGGTGACGGCGGTTCCCGGCGGAGTGCCCGCTGCGGGCGTCGCGGCACCGGCCGGCGTCGGCGCACAGGTGGCCGAGGCGCTCGTCGGACTCGGCTTCACCGAAGGCGCCGCGGAGAAGGCCGTCGCCGCCGTCCTCGCCGACAACGCCGACGCCGACTCGTCGACGCTGCTGCGCGCCGCCCTCAGCTCGCTCGGACCGCGTCGATGA
- the ruvB gene encoding Holliday junction branch migration DNA helicase RuvB — MMDEVDDRDFMSASVVDGDRDLDAGLRPSSLGDFIGQPRVREQLELVLHAARARGRTPDHILLSGPPGLGKTSLAMIIASEMGAAIRITSGPALERAGDLAAMLSNLVEGDVLFIDEIHRIARPAEEMLYLAMEDFRVDVVVGKGPGATSIPLEVAPFTLVGATTRSGALTGPLRDRFGFTAHMEFYETDELVRVLQRSAGILGIPIDADAATEVAGRSRGTPRIANRLLRRVRDFAEVRGNGHVDLAAARAALKVYDVDDLGLDRLDRAVLGALVRGFGGGPVGVSTLAVAVGEEPATVEEVCEPFLVRAGMIARTPRGRVATAGAWHHLGLQPPAGAIDQVHGVRAREDDAGTLFN; from the coding sequence ATGATGGACGAGGTAGACGACCGCGACTTCATGAGCGCATCCGTCGTCGACGGCGACCGCGACCTGGACGCAGGCCTGCGGCCGAGCAGCCTCGGTGACTTCATCGGTCAGCCGCGCGTCCGCGAACAGTTGGAGCTGGTCCTGCACGCGGCCCGTGCCCGCGGCCGCACCCCCGACCACATCCTCCTGTCCGGCCCGCCCGGTCTGGGCAAGACGTCCCTGGCGATGATCATCGCGAGCGAGATGGGCGCCGCCATCCGCATCACCTCCGGCCCCGCGCTGGAACGGGCAGGCGACTTGGCCGCCATGCTCTCGAACCTGGTCGAGGGCGATGTACTGTTCATCGACGAGATCCACCGCATCGCTCGCCCCGCGGAGGAGATGCTGTACCTGGCGATGGAGGACTTCCGCGTCGACGTCGTCGTCGGTAAGGGCCCCGGCGCCACGTCCATCCCGCTCGAAGTGGCGCCCTTCACCCTGGTCGGGGCCACCACGCGTTCCGGTGCCCTCACCGGCCCGCTCCGCGATCGCTTCGGCTTCACCGCCCACATGGAGTTCTACGAGACCGACGAACTGGTCCGGGTGCTCCAGCGGTCGGCGGGCATCCTCGGCATCCCGATCGACGCCGACGCCGCGACCGAGGTCGCCGGACGATCCCGCGGAACGCCGCGCATCGCCAACCGGCTCCTGCGCCGCGTCCGCGACTTCGCCGAGGTCCGCGGCAACGGCCACGTCGACCTCGCGGCGGCCCGTGCCGCCCTCAAGGTGTACGACGTCGACGACCTCGGACTCGACCGGCTCGACCGGGCGGTCCTCGGCGCGTTGGTCCGCGGCTTCGGCGGGGGACCGGTCGGCGTGTCGACTCTGGCGGTGGCCGTCGGTGAGGAGCCGGCGACCGTCGAGGAGGTGTGCGAGCCGTTCCTGGTCCGTGCGGGCATGATCGCCCGCACACCGCGCGGCCGCGTCGCCACCGCCGGCGCCTGGCATCACCTCGGGCTGCAACCGCCTGCCGGGGCCATCGACCAGGTCCACGGCGTCCGCGCCCGCGAAGACGACGCGGGCACCCTGTTCAACTGA
- the yajC gene encoding preprotein translocase subunit YajC, which yields MQSSLILPLMLAAMAAFMFFSIRNQKKRAAAVTEMQSSLTAGARVQLHAGLFGTVVDADREDIVTIEIAPGVVTEWNRMAIREVVSPDADAPSIESIDDAAGDVTGSDASDTVSLDKEQNEEK from the coding sequence ATGCAATCGTCGTTGATCCTCCCGTTGATGCTCGCCGCCATGGCGGCCTTCATGTTCTTCAGCATCCGCAATCAGAAGAAGCGTGCCGCCGCCGTGACCGAGATGCAGAGCTCGCTCACCGCCGGTGCCCGGGTGCAGTTGCACGCCGGCCTGTTCGGCACCGTCGTCGATGCGGACCGCGAGGACATCGTCACCATCGAGATCGCCCCGGGTGTCGTCACCGAGTGGAACCGCATGGCCATCCGCGAGGTCGTCAGCCCGGATGCGGACGCGCCGTCCATCGAGTCGATCGACGACGCCGCGGGCGATGTCACAGGATCCGACGCCTCCGACACCGTGTCGCTCGACAAAGAGCAGAACGAAGAGAAGTAG
- the secD gene encoding protein translocase subunit SecD yields MTKPNLRGGAGRLRREAPPWQPLTIFFVILGIIYGLVFFTGGGSPTPKLGIDLQGGTRVVLTARTDNGSAPSASQLDQARQIIDQRVNGLGVGGSEVVVNGNTIVITVPGDDGKQARDLGQTARLYIRPVVEQQPAQPQKKDPNAKDVVNMTPQEQSAAVDAARKARQAPANADEATLAKLRAEMAKVNCSPEYSDPLVGYDKPNEYLVACGKDDGMVYLLKPMLIDGRDIGQAKSGQNQTGAWTVNVDFKGDAQKTWADFTGKNVGVQTAVTLDTRVLSAPSINQQILGTTEISGKFTQSEAEALANALKYGSLPLSFAMSDAQTVSATLGLQSLNAGLIAGLVGLILVLIYSLLYYRAMGFLSVLSLIWAGAMVYGIIVLLGRWIGFTLDLSGIAGLIIGIGMTADSFVVYFERIKDEMREGRTVRSSVTRGWQSARRTVWTGNAVSFICAAIIYLLAVGAVRGFAFTLGLTTLIDIMIVFMVTHPMVVLASRNSFLSRPAVNGLGAVSEVARERRKAQAAARSAAGVSVDASEGGNQ; encoded by the coding sequence GTGACTAAACCCAATCTGCGTGGCGGGGCCGGTCGGCTCCGCCGTGAGGCTCCGCCGTGGCAGCCGCTCACGATCTTCTTCGTGATCCTCGGCATCATCTACGGTCTGGTCTTCTTCACCGGAGGCGGGAGCCCCACCCCGAAGCTCGGCATCGATCTCCAGGGCGGCACCCGCGTCGTCCTGACCGCGCGCACCGACAACGGCAGCGCGCCGTCGGCTTCGCAGCTCGACCAGGCCCGCCAGATCATCGACCAGCGCGTCAACGGTCTCGGCGTCGGCGGCTCCGAAGTCGTCGTCAACGGCAACACCATTGTCATCACCGTTCCGGGCGACGACGGTAAGCAAGCCCGCGACCTCGGTCAGACGGCTCGCCTGTACATCCGCCCCGTGGTGGAGCAGCAGCCCGCGCAGCCGCAGAAGAAGGACCCGAACGCCAAGGACGTCGTCAACATGACGCCGCAGGAGCAGTCCGCGGCCGTCGATGCCGCCCGCAAGGCGCGTCAGGCGCCCGCGAACGCCGACGAGGCCACCCTCGCCAAGCTGCGCGCCGAGATGGCCAAGGTCAACTGCTCGCCCGAGTACAGCGATCCGCTGGTCGGTTACGACAAGCCGAACGAGTACCTCGTCGCCTGCGGCAAGGACGACGGCATGGTGTACCTGCTCAAGCCCATGCTGATCGACGGCCGGGACATCGGGCAGGCCAAGTCCGGTCAGAACCAGACCGGCGCCTGGACCGTCAACGTCGACTTCAAGGGCGACGCACAGAAGACGTGGGCCGACTTCACCGGCAAGAATGTCGGCGTCCAGACCGCGGTCACCCTCGACACGCGCGTCCTCAGCGCACCGTCGATCAACCAGCAGATCCTCGGCACCACCGAGATCAGCGGCAAGTTCACCCAGTCGGAGGCCGAGGCGCTCGCCAACGCCCTGAAGTACGGTTCGCTGCCGCTGTCGTTCGCGATGTCCGACGCGCAGACGGTGTCGGCCACCCTGGGTCTGCAGTCGCTGAACGCCGGTCTCATCGCCGGTCTCGTCGGCCTGATCCTGGTCCTCATCTACTCGCTGCTCTACTACCGGGCGATGGGCTTCCTGTCGGTGCTGTCGCTGATCTGGGCCGGTGCCATGGTTTACGGCATCATCGTCCTGCTCGGCCGGTGGATCGGGTTCACCCTGGACCTGTCCGGCATCGCCGGTCTGATCATCGGCATCGGCATGACGGCCGACTCGTTCGTCGTCTACTTCGAACGCATCAAGGATGAGATGCGCGAGGGCAGAACGGTCAGATCGTCGGTCACCCGCGGCTGGCAGAGCGCCCGCCGCACGGTGTGGACCGGTAACGCGGTCAGCTTCATCTGTGCGGCCATCATCTACCTGCTGGCCGTCGGCGCCGTCCGCGGCTTCGCGTTCACCCTGGGTCTGACCACCCTGATCGACATCATGATCGTGTTCATGGTGACCCACCCGATGGTCGTTCTGGCCAGCCGGAACTCCTTCCTGTCGCGCCCGGCCGTCAACGGCCTCGGCGCGGTCTCGGAAGTGGCCCGTGAGCGTCGGAAGGCGCAGGCCGCGGCACGCTCGGCCGCCGGTGTCAGCGTCGACGCGTCCGAAGGAGGCAACCAGTGA
- the secF gene encoding protein translocase subunit SecF — protein MSEPTIDDKKATTEWSDADYVADNNHSFLSRLYSGTGAFDVIGKRRMWYVISGVMMVICILSIAIRGFTFGIDFEGGTQISMPARGSITTSDVSRVFEDTLHRAPETVQAAGAGDAATFQIRTETLSREETGNLLHALGTAFQPEVMPGDVSSSDVSSTWGQEITRKMLIALVVFLIVAFIYIAIRFDKEMSVAAMASLVFDLVVTAGIYSLVGWEMTPATVIGLLTILGFSVYDTVVVFDKVEENTRSVLVTTRRTYAEQTNLAVNQTLMRSINTTVISVLPIIALMVVAVWMLGVGTLKDLALIQLVGVVVGTYSSVFLASPWLVSMKERNKDIKRHNAKVMARRERASA, from the coding sequence GTGAGCGAACCGACGATCGACGACAAGAAGGCGACGACCGAATGGTCCGACGCCGACTACGTCGCCGACAATAACCACTCGTTCCTGTCGCGCCTGTACTCGGGCACCGGCGCCTTCGACGTGATCGGCAAGCGCCGCATGTGGTACGTGATCTCGGGCGTGATGATGGTGATCTGCATCCTCTCGATCGCGATCCGCGGATTCACGTTCGGCATCGACTTCGAGGGCGGCACGCAGATCTCGATGCCTGCCCGCGGGTCCATCACCACCTCGGACGTCTCGCGTGTCTTCGAAGACACCCTCCACCGGGCGCCGGAGACCGTTCAGGCCGCGGGTGCGGGCGACGCGGCGACGTTCCAGATCCGCACCGAGACCCTGTCTCGGGAGGAGACCGGCAACCTGCTGCACGCTCTGGGCACGGCCTTCCAGCCGGAGGTGATGCCGGGCGACGTCAGCTCGTCGGACGTCAGCTCCACCTGGGGTCAGGAGATCACCAGGAAGATGCTGATCGCCCTGGTCGTCTTCCTGATCGTCGCGTTCATCTACATCGCGATCAGATTCGACAAGGAGATGTCGGTGGCCGCGATGGCCTCCCTCGTCTTCGACCTCGTGGTGACCGCGGGCATCTACTCGCTCGTCGGCTGGGAGATGACGCCGGCCACCGTGATCGGCCTGTTGACGATCCTCGGCTTCTCCGTCTACGACACCGTCGTCGTCTTCGACAAGGTGGAGGAGAACACCAGATCCGTCCTGGTGACGACGCGTCGCACCTACGCGGAGCAGACCAACCTGGCGGTGAACCAGACGCTGATGCGCTCTATCAACACCACGGTCATCTCGGTGCTGCCGATCATCGCGCTGATGGTGGTCGCGGTGTGGATGCTGGGCGTCGGCACGTTGAAGGACCTCGCGCTGATTCAGCTGGTCGGTGTCGTGGTCGGTACCTATTCGTCGGTCTTCCTCGCTTCGCCGTGGTTGGTGTCGATGAAGGAACGGAACAAGGACATCAAACGCCATAACGCGAAGGTGATGGCACGTCGGGAGAGGGCCTCAGCATGA
- a CDS encoding ABC transporter substrate-binding protein, whose amino-acid sequence MIHPRLRRAAAIIAAGSAAGALLVACGSEDRADVDYIVDARVASYNVNTVEGHADGAIMALSRVLPGFAIVGPDGQIMADRDVGRVTEESGRSLTLRYEFDKAAVYSDGKPMTCDALFLAATAMSGTTKGFDAATHAGYEDIERVDCKPGDKVATVVFKRGRDYGQWRELFGAGTLLPPQVVAQAAGVPNVVDPIRSGDKKAIAAIAKAWNTGFALKPGAPVDQKKFPSAGPYRIDSYTVDGGLKLLANDKWWGAAPTSDEITVWPRGTNGESALDGSRATVIDTGELALADKLSGAESATVPTDRTTEREPAPLAVTQLVFASKGIGADRTIRRALASCMPRDVLARRFGANGVTWNLRSASPADPLGPSLNVQYGRRYPRTDLARAKRLLADRADAKKTPPTVRIGYLAKSTENAAIVKTIGDSCRPAGLTVEDASSPESTVAGLGVEFDAVLMSDGSFAASSTASGFPEVFSLASGDPLNLSGFGSKQVTDAIGELAGTVSDSARLPLLRTIETAAWDELPTIPLFGTVRARESNKVTGVVPGLGSSGTGWNMDRWGTA is encoded by the coding sequence ATGATTCACCCGCGGCTGCGCCGTGCCGCAGCGATCATCGCGGCCGGTTCGGCCGCGGGTGCACTCCTCGTCGCCTGCGGGAGCGAGGACCGCGCGGACGTCGACTACATCGTCGACGCCCGCGTGGCGTCGTACAACGTCAACACCGTCGAGGGACACGCCGACGGTGCGATCATGGCCCTGTCCCGGGTGCTGCCCGGCTTCGCGATCGTCGGTCCGGACGGTCAGATCATGGCCGATCGCGACGTGGGTCGCGTGACCGAGGAGTCCGGCCGGTCGCTGACGCTGCGGTACGAGTTCGACAAGGCCGCCGTCTACTCCGACGGCAAGCCGATGACCTGCGATGCCCTCTTCCTCGCGGCGACGGCGATGAGCGGGACCACCAAGGGGTTCGACGCCGCGACCCATGCCGGATACGAGGACATCGAGCGGGTGGACTGCAAACCCGGCGACAAGGTCGCGACGGTGGTCTTCAAACGCGGCCGCGACTACGGCCAGTGGCGTGAACTCTTCGGCGCGGGCACGCTCCTGCCGCCGCAGGTCGTCGCCCAAGCGGCAGGCGTGCCCAACGTCGTCGACCCGATCCGCTCGGGCGACAAGAAGGCGATCGCCGCGATCGCGAAGGCCTGGAACACCGGTTTCGCACTGAAGCCGGGTGCGCCCGTCGACCAGAAGAAGTTCCCGTCGGCCGGCCCGTACCGCATCGACTCCTACACCGTCGACGGCGGCCTGAAACTCCTCGCCAACGACAAGTGGTGGGGTGCGGCGCCGACGTCCGACGAGATCACCGTGTGGCCGCGCGGCACCAACGGTGAATCGGCGCTCGACGGGTCGCGCGCCACGGTCATCGATACCGGTGAGCTGGCTCTCGCCGACAAGCTGAGCGGCGCGGAATCGGCCACGGTGCCGACCGACCGCACCACCGAACGCGAACCCGCACCGCTGGCCGTCACCCAGCTGGTCTTCGCGAGCAAGGGGATCGGCGCCGATCGCACGATCCGCCGGGCTCTGGCGTCGTGCATGCCGCGCGATGTCCTTGCCCGCCGCTTCGGCGCGAACGGGGTCACCTGGAACCTGCGCTCGGCGTCGCCCGCCGACCCGCTCGGACCGTCGCTGAACGTCCAGTACGGTCGCCGCTACCCGCGGACCGACCTCGCGCGCGCCAAGCGCCTGCTCGCCGATCGGGCCGACGCGAAGAAGACGCCGCCCACCGTGCGCATCGGCTACCTGGCGAAGTCCACCGAGAACGCGGCGATCGTCAAGACGATCGGCGACAGCTGTCGGCCCGCGGGGCTGACCGTCGAGGACGCGTCGTCGCCCGAATCCACCGTCGCCGGTCTGGGCGTCGAGTTCGACGCCGTCTTGATGTCGGACGGCAGCTTCGCCGCGTCGAGCACCGCCTCCGGTTTCCCGGAAGTGTTCTCCCTCGCCTCCGGGGATCCGCTGAACCTGTCGGGATTCGGGAGCAAGCAGGTCACCGACGCGATCGGCGAACTGGCCGGTACCGTCAGCGACAGCGCGCGCCTTCCGCTGCTGCGCACCATCGAGACCGCCGCGTGGGACGAACTGCCGACGATTCCGCTGTTCGGCACGGTCCGGGCACGGGAATCGAACAAGGTGACCGGCGTGGTCCCGGGTCTCGGCTCGTCGGGCACCGGCTGGAACATGGATCGCTGGGGCACTGCGTGA
- a CDS encoding adenine phosphoribosyltransferase, with product MGHCVITDEAQCLRRAQDAVARHARLVPDFPSPGIAFKDLTPVLADPDGFDAVIDALASACTGAELVAGVDARGFLLGGAVARQLGVGVIAVRKGGKLPPPVIGVDYDLEYGTARLEIPAEGIPLAGRRVVVIDDVLATGGTAVAAARLLTQAGATVDAIAVVMELQGLPGRRFIADGVGPAVRVHAISLG from the coding sequence CTGGGGCACTGCGTGATCACTGACGAGGCACAGTGCCTTCGGCGGGCGCAGGACGCCGTCGCCCGGCACGCCCGGCTGGTGCCGGACTTCCCGTCGCCGGGGATCGCGTTCAAGGACTTGACGCCGGTCCTCGCCGATCCCGACGGATTCGACGCCGTCATCGACGCCCTGGCGAGCGCCTGCACGGGCGCGGAACTGGTGGCCGGCGTCGACGCTCGCGGCTTCCTCCTCGGCGGCGCCGTGGCACGACAGCTCGGCGTCGGCGTGATTGCGGTCCGCAAGGGCGGCAAGCTGCCACCACCGGTGATCGGCGTCGACTACGACCTCGAATACGGCACCGCGCGACTGGAGATCCCCGCCGAGGGCATCCCGCTTGCCGGGCGTCGGGTGGTCGTGATCGACGACGTCCTCGCCACCGGTGGGACGGCCGTCGCCGCGGCTCGACTGCTGACTCAGGCCGGCGCCACCGTCGACGCGATCGCGGTGGTGATGGAACTCCAGGGACTGCCCGGCCGTCGATTCATCGCCGACGGCGTCGGTCCTGCCGTTCGGGTGCATGCCATCAGCCTCGGCTGA